CACCCCGCAGCGCTCCACCTCGCCGACGAAAATCACGTGATCGCCTTCGTCGTACCGGCTGCGGTTATGGCACTCGAACCACGCAAGCGCGCCGTCCAGCACTGGCATCCCGCTATCCCCCCGCGCATGCGATACGCCCTCGAAGCGGTCGCCCTTCACCGTCGCAAAACGCGTACATAGATCGAGCTGCGACGCGGCGAGCACATTCACGACATAATGGCTGTTCGACCTGAAGACCGGCATCGACGCCGAACGTGTGGCGAGACTCCACAGCACGAGCGGCGGGTCGAGCGACACGGAGTTGAACGAGCTCGCGGTGATGCCGATCAGCTGGCCGGACGGCGCGCGTGTCGTGATGACGGTGACGCCGGTCGCGAACTGCGAGAGCGCCTGCTTGAACGCGGCGGCATCGAAATCGGGTGGTGTGGCGTGTTTCATTGGCGGGAAGTCCGCTTCGTTCGCACTGCCGGCGACGCGGCGGCGCATTCTCGCGCAGCAGCAAGGTTCGATTCAAAAGTCATGGTGAAAATCGGCGATTTGTCCCAATTTTAACGGAATCGCGGACAGACCGGCCGTGCGACGAGGCTCCCACAAGCCCGCGCGCGTTTTTCGGCCGGGGCGCCGCATTCAACGAGGAGGTCGCAACATGAGCCAGTCAGTCGAAACCGCCACCCTGGGCGGCGGGTGTTTCTGGTGTCTCGAAGCGGTGTATCTGGGTGTCGACGGGGTGACCGCGGTGGAGTCGGGTTATGCCGGCGGCCAAGCGCAGCGGCCGACCTACGAGCAGGTCTGCGACGGCGTGACCGGGCATGCGGAAGTCGTGAAGGTCGGGTTCGATCCGGCGAAGATCAGCTATCGCGAGGTTCTCGAGATCTTCTTCGCGATCCACGATCCGACGCAGCTGAACCGGCAGGGCAACGACGTCGGCACGCAGTACCGGTCGGTGATCTTCACGCATTCGGATGAGCAACGCGACGTAGCGCTGCAGACCATCCGCGAAATAACCACCGAAGGCATCTACGACGGCCAGATCGTCACGCAGGTGCTGCCGCTCGACGGCAATTACTGGCCGGCCGAGCCCTATCATCAGAACTATTTCGCGCAGCATCCGAACCAGGGCTATTGCTCGTTCGTCGTGGCGCCGAAGGTCGCGAAGTTCCGTCAGAAGTTCGCGCATCGGATCAGGGCCGGCGCTTAACCGTTTTCGCTTTATGCCAAGACGGCGGCGCGTGACGTCACGCGCCGTCGCTTTTCATCCGCTCGATCGCTTCGGCAATCAGCCGTGCCAGTTCGATGCACGTTAGCGGCGCCGACCCTTCCGCCTTATTGTTCACCGCGATCAGTACCGGCTGGCCCGCGATCGCGTAGCGCGCGGCCAGTTCGGCGAGCGCCTGGCGGGTCGCCGGATCTTCGTCGACGAGCTTGTCGAACGGCTCGTACTTCGCCTTCGCCTGCTCGTAGCGGAAACCGCCATGCAGACTCCAGCGCACGATCAACGGACCGGCGGGGCCATCGCCGTCCGCATCGAGTAACGCGAGCGCCGCGGCCTGCCGCAGCGGGTCGGGCATCTTCGCATGCACGCCGACGCAGTAGCGCACACCCGCTGCCTTCAGCGTGCGGATGAAGCGCGGCGTCAACAGACAGCCGTCGCGGATTTCGACCGCATAGCACGGGGCGCCCGGTCTCTTCGGCAGCGGTGGCAACGCGCCGAGAAATGCGGCAAGCCGTTCGATGAAACCGGCCGGATCCGCGAGCATTTCGTCAGGCAGCGGCGAGAACTGGAACACCAATGCGCCGGCTTTCGCACCGAGACCGTCGAGGCACGGGCGCACGAATTCGTCGGCGGCCAGTTGCGCATTCAGAAAACATGGATTCGCCGATACCGGTTCGCCGCGTTCGGCGCGCACGGTCGCATCGGTGACGAGCGCGGGCGCCTTGACGATGAAGCGGAAATGGTCCGGCACCTGCTGCGCGTAACGCAGATAGTCGGTGACCGGCAGCGGCGCATAGAACGACCGGTCGATGCTGACCGTGCGCAGGATCGGATGCGCACCGTACGCGGTGAGGCCGTCGCGCGACAGCTTGCTGTTGCTGTATTCGTCGCCGTAGACGATGCCGTTCCAGCCGGGAAACGACCACGTCGACGTGCCGAGGTGGACGTTCGGCGGCAACGTGGCGGCGATGGCGGTGACGTCTGATGACGGTTCGGCGGCGAGCACGTCGCGTGCGCGGCGCTTGCGTACGGGAGGTTCGCTGCGTGACGACGCGGGTTGTTCGCCGGCTTCTTCGGCGTCGGCTTCTTGGTTGCTGTCGTTGCGATCGTCGTCGCCGTCATCGGCCCACAACGACGCGGTAGCGGGAGTTGTCCTCGCTGCGACAGCGCGACCAGACGGTGCAGCATCGCCGCGCGACGCCGACGTGCCCTGTGCGGAAGAGGCAGGAGAAGGGGAAGAGGAGGCAGCAGAACCCGGCCCAACCGGCATGCCGAACATATCGAGCTGATCCAGCTCGCTGGTGCTGTCGTCCGGCGCGGCGTTCGCGTCGGACGATGCTTTCATGGTGTGCGCGAGAACGCGTTCGTCCATCGGTTCAACTGAAGCAGTGAGAGCGCCGGAGCCGTCGCGCACGGCTTCGGCGCCACGACATCACAGCGGTTTTTCGTACATATAGCGCCGCGACCACGGCAGCGTTTTCGCGCTGCGGCCGGCCCTGCGGCACACCACCTGATAGATCGACACGTCGTCGTTTTCGAACGCATACGCGCAGCCGGCAAGATACACGCGCCAGATACGGAATTTTTCGTCGTCGACGAGCTTCCTCGCTTCGTCGGCGTGCGTTTCGAAATTCTCTGCCCAGATGTCGAGCGTGTGCGCATAGTGACGGCGCAGACTTTCGACGTCAACCGCTTCGAGTCCGCCGCGCTGCATCGATTCGAGCGCGAGGCTGATGTGCGGCAGTTCGCCGTCCGGGAACACGTAGCGATCGATAAACTCGCCGCCGCCCAGCGCTGTCTCGCCGCTCTCCGAATCGGACGACGTGATGCCGTGATTCATCGCGATGCCGTCTTCGGCGAGCAGGTCGTGAAGCTTCTGAAAATAGCCGTGCAGGTTCTTGCGACCGACGTGCTCGAACATGCCGACGCTCGTGATCCGATCGAACTGGCCGTCGATGTCGCGGTAATCTTGCAGACGGATCTCGATCTGGTTCTCGAGGCCCGCGGCTTTCACGCGCGCGGTGGCGAGATCGAACTGGTTCTGCGACAGCGTGACGCCGACGCACTTCGCGCCGAACTTCTGCGCCGCGCGCAGCACCAGCGCGCCCCAGCCGCAGCCGATGTCGAGCAGACGCTGACCGGGTTGCACCTGGATCTTCGTCAGGATGTGATCGATCTTCTTGAGCTGCGCGGTCGCGAGATCTTCGTCACCGTTCTCGAAGTACGCACACGAGTACACCATGTTCTCGTCGAGCCACAGCTGGTAGAACTCGTTCGATACGTCGTAGTGATACTGGATCGCCTTCTTGTCCGACGTCTTCGAGTGATTGAAGTAGCGTCGCACGCGTGCGAGCTTGCCCGCGTGCGTGACGGTGCTACGGGCGAGCGAGTAGCTGATGTTGATGATGTCCGACAGCTTGCCTTCGATGTCGATCTTGCCCTTCACGTACGCCTCGCCAAGATTGTCGAGGCTCGGTTCGAGCAGGAGCGGCAGCGCTGACGCGCTGTTGACCTTCAGTGTGACCCGCGGCGCGGCGAACGTGCCGAAGTCGTGTTGCTGACCGTCCCACAGCACGAGACGGGCGGGCAGATCGGATTTGCTTCTGACTTCTTCCACCCACTGCGCGAGCTTCTTCTCCCAGAACATTTTATCTCTCCGTGTCCGATGAAATACAAACCAGAGCTTGCTGACTCGCCATGCGCGGCTTCGCGGCCATCGCCGGCGTTATTGAAATCGATCCGGCATTAACTTCGCACTAATGCAGCGTCAAGGCGCCAGACGCGCGATGCGCCATTCGTTGCCCGCGGCTTCCCGCGTATAGCGGAGCCGGTCGTGCAAACGCGACGGCCGGCCCTGCCAGAATTCGAGCGCATCGGGGACGACGCGGTAGCCGCCCCAGTGCGGTGGTCGCGGCGGGTCGTCGCCGTAGCGCGCGCGCACGTCGCGTTCGATCGCTTCGAGTTCGTCGCGACTTTCAATTTCCTGACTCTGTGCGGACACCCATGCGCCGATTCGCGAACCGGACGGACGCGACGTGTAATACGCATCGCTTTCTGCATCGCTTGTCTTGACGACGCGGCCTTCGATGCGCACCTGGCGCTCGAGCTCGACCCAGTGGAACAGCAGGCTCGCGTATGCGTTATGCGCGAGTTCCTGGCCCTTGCGACTGTCGTAGTTGGTGAAGAACACGAAGCCGCGTTCATCGACGCCCTTGATCAGCACGATGCGTGCCGAAGGACGGCCATCGGCATCGGCGGTGGCGAGCGTCATCGCGTTGGGTTCGGGAAGTTCGGCGTCCAGAGCTTGGGCAAACCACGCATTGAATTGCCGGATCGGATCGCGATCCACGTCGGCTTCGTCGAGCGAACCGCGCGAGTAGTTTTTTCGAAGTTCGGCGAGTGAGGTCATCTTCTTATGCGAACACTACAGTGGGGCCAGTATAGCGAAGGAACGAATTTTCTGCGTGCGGCTCCGCAGCGCCGGGGCGCCCGCCGTGCGGACACTTGCGGGCGCTGGATCGGGCACAATACCCCCTTTGGCGACCGGGTATTCCGGTCCGCACAAGTCCGCATCAGCAACGAGTCTTCGATCATGTCCACGCCTCACGCGAACGCTATTCCCGGTACTCCTGCCGATCTTACTACCAGCTCCACGCCTGTTGGAACTGCTGAAACCGTAGACCGCGCGCGCCGCTTCGGCGGCGTCGCGCGGCTCTACGGCACGGCCGCGCTCGATGCGTTCGAGCGTGCGCATGTCGCGGTGATCGGTATCGGTGGAGTGGGGTCGTGGGCAGCGGAAGCGCTTGCACGCAGCGCGATCGGTCGCTTGACGCTGATCGATCTCGACAACGTCGGCGAGAGCAACACGAACCGGCAGATCCACGCGCTCGACGGCAACTACGGCAAGCCGAAGGTCGACGCGATGGCCGAGCGCATTGCATTGATCGATCCGGCTTGCGACGTGAAGGTGATCGAAGACTTCGTCGAGCCGGACAATTTCGCCGCGCTGTTAGGCGGCGGCTTCGACTACGTGATCGATGCGATCGACAGCGTGCGGACGAAGACCGCGTTGATTGCTTGGTGCGTGCAGCAGGGGCAACCGCTGATCACGGTGGGCGGCGCGGGTGGTCAACTCGATCCGACGCGCATCCGCATCGACGATCTCGCGCTGACGATTCAGGATCCGCTGCTGTCGAAGGTGCGCGCGCAGTTGCGCAAGCAGCATGGTTTTCCGCGCGGACCGAAAGCGAAATTCAAGGTGAGTGCGGTGTATTCCGACGAGCCGTTGATTTATCCGGACGCAGTTGCGAGCGATGTCGAGGACGAGGCTGGCGATGTCGATGTCGCTGCGTCGTCGCAGCAGAGTGGACCGGTGGGGCTGAATTGTGCGGGGTTCGGATCGAGCGTGTGCGTGACTGCGAGCTTTGGTTTCGCGGCGGTTGCACATGTGCTGCGCGCGTTGACGCCGCGCGCGGTGTGATGAATTAACTGTTGCATGAAGGGCTGCACATGCAGCCCTTCGCTTCACATGAACTCAGAATAGCGCCGCGCTCAGCTTGCGGCGCCACTGCGACACGAGTTCCGGCTGATGCGCGGCCAGATCGAACACCGACAACATCGTCTTGCGTCCGATGTCTTCGCGGAACGCGCGGTCGCGCTGCACGATCGCCAGCAGATGTTCAAGCGCCTCCGCGTACTTGCGTCGCGCGATCAACGCGCTCGCCAGATCGAAGCGTGCTTCGAGATCGGTGGGTTCGGCGGCGACGCGGGCTTCGAGCGCATCGGTGGGCGGCAGGTCGGCTGCGGCGTCCACTGCGTCGAGACGCGTCTTGATCGCGTTGTAGCGCGCGTCGATACCTTGCGTCGTTTTCGGCGACAGCAGATCGACTTCGTTGCGCGCTTCGTCGATCCGGTTGTCTTCGAGCAGCAGTTCGATCAGGTCGAGCCGTGCGTCTTCGTAGCCGGGATCGAACGCGAGCGTCGCCTTCAATGCATCGTAGGCTGCTTCGCGGTTGCCTTCGGCCAGCGCCGCGTGCGCCTGCTGACGCGCGGCTTCCGCGCCGTCCGGCACGAGCCGGTCGAGGAACTCGCGGAGTTGCCCTTCGGGCAGCACGCCGACAAACTGGTCGACCGCCTGCCCGTCCGCGAACGCGACCACGTGCGGGATGCTGCGCACGCCGAAGTGCGCGGCCAGCTCCTGGTTCTCGTCGACGTTGACCTTCACGAGCCGCCATTTGCCGTCGTATTCGGTTTCGAGCTTTTCCAGCATCGGTCCGAGCGTCTTGCACGGACCGCACCACGGCGCCCAGAAATCGACCAGCACGGGCGCGAGTGTCGACGCGGCGATCACGTCCTTTTCGAAAGTGGCCAGGGTGGTATCCATTACGTCCTCGTCGGAAGAAAACAGTCAGCGCGCAGATGGGGACGGCGCCGGTAATTTCAATGCGTTCAATGCGGCTGCGGCTACTGTTTCGGCTTCGGTTCGGGCAACGGAATCCATTCCGTTTCGCCGGGCACCTTGCCCATCTGCTGGTTCGTCCACGCCGCCTTCGCGCGTTCGATTTTCTCGCGCGAACTCGCGACGAAATTCCATTCGATGAACCGCTCGCCTTCGAGTTTCTCGCCGCCGAGCACCATCGCGGTCGCGCCTTGCCGGCTTGCAAGCGTCACGGTTTCGCCGGGCGTGAGCACCGCCATCTGACCGGCTTCGAGCGGCGTGCCGTCGATCTCCAGATCGCCTTCGACGAGATACACGCCGCGCTCGTCATGTTCCGGACCGAGCGCGAACGCGCCGCCCGCGGTGAAGTGCGCCGCGACGTACAGCGTGCGCGAAAACGTGCGGACCGGCGACTCGAGATCGAATGCGTCGCCTGCGATCACGCGCAGCGTGACGCCGTTGCGCTCGATCTCCGGCAGCGTGTTGCCCGCGTAGTGTTCGAACGACGGTTCGGTTTCCTCGTCGGCGAGCGGCAGCGCGACCCAGGTCTGGATGCCGTGCATCGCGACGCCGGCCGCGCGTTCCTCGGGCGGCGTGCGTTCCGAGTGGACGATGCCGCGGCCGGCGGTCATCCAGTTCACGTCGCCGGGGACGATCTTCTGTTCGGAGCCGAGGCTGTCGCGATGCATGATCGCGCCTGCGAACAGATAGGTGACGGTGGCGAGCCCGATGTGCGGATGCGGCCGCACGTCGAGCCCGACGCCTGGCGCGAGCGTGGCCGGCCCCATGTGATCGAAGAAGATGAACGGGCCGATCAGACGCGCGGCCATCGCGGGCAGCACGCGACGCACGGTGAGATTGCCGACATCGCGCAGGTGAGGCTTGAGCACCGCTTTGATCGAGGAAGACATCGTGGTCTCGTGAGAAGAGGGGAAGGGGACATGCTTATTCTACTGCCCGCGTGCGCGACGAATCGTCGGGGCCGGCAGACGGCCTTTCGGGGTGTGCAGTCCGCTACACTCTGGCATTCAAATAAAAATCATAACGTGGCCTGAGTAAGTGCTAAAGCGCCAACTCAGGCGTGGGACCAGAGTAAGCGCTCTGCGTGGGACCAGAGTAACGCGCTGAAGCGCGAACTCTGGCCGACAGCTGAAGCGCTAACTCTGGTCGACATTGGAGACAGGGGATGTCACTAAAGGATCTACTGCTCGCGCTGGTCGTCGTAGTAGCGTGGGGTATCAATTTCGTCGTGATCAAGTTGGGCCTGCACGGCGTACCGCCGATGCTGCTCGGCGCGCTACGCTTCCTGCTGGCCGCGTTCCCGGCGGTGTTCTTCGTCAAGCGGCCGAAGTTGCCGTGGCGCTGGCTGTTCGCGTACGGCGCGACGATCTCGTTCGGTCAGTTCGCGCTGCTCTTTTACGCGATGTACGTCGGCATGCCGGCCGGACTCGCGTCGCTGGTCCTGCAGGCGCAGGCGTTCTTTACGCTGATCTTCGCGATGTTCTTCCTGGGCGAACGCTTTCGCATCGTGAACGCGCTGGGGCTGCTGATCGCTGCCGCCGGACTCGGGGTCATCGCATGGCAAGGCGGCCACGCGATGACCACGGCCGGCTTCGTGCTGACGCTGTGCGCGGCGGTGTCGTGGGCGCTCGGCAACATCGTCACGAAGAAGGTCGGCAATGTGGATCTGGTCGGGCTCGTCGTGTGGGGGAGCCTGATTCCGCCGCTGCCGTTCCTCGCGCTGTCGTATGTGCTCGAGGGGCCGCAACGAATCACCGAGGCGCTTGCCGGGATCGGCGCGGTGTCGATCTTCGCGGTGGTCTATCTCGCGTTCGTCGCCACGCTGCTCGGCTACAGCCTGTGGAGCCGGCTGTTGTCGCGCTATCCGGCGAGCCAGGTGGCGCCGTTCTCGCTGCTGGTGCCGATCGTTGGGCTTGCGTCGGCTTCGGTGCTGTTGGGGGAGACGCTGTCGCTTGCGCAACTGGTCGGTGCGTCGCTCGTGATGTTAGGGCTCGCGGTGAATGTGTTCGGCGGGTATATGAAGCAACGGTTCGAGTCGATGCGTTGAGTGGAGATAGCCGTGCTGGCACCGATAGCGGCGGCGGTCGGGTACGCGGCACGCACGGCGCGTATGGGCTGAACGTGTTCGGCAGGTAGGTCGTGTGTCGGTTCAAGTCGATGCGTTAAGCAGCGATGGCCTGGGTACACGGAGCACACAGCGCACACAAAAAAACGGCCGCACGCAGCGGCCGTTTTTTCATGTGCAGCAACCCGCCCGCGTCACGTCATCCGGTTTTTCGACAACGGCGGATTCGCCGCGAAGTAGCGCTTGATGCCCTTCATGATCGCGTTGGCCATCTTGTCGCGATACGCGTCGTCGTTCAGCCGGCGCTCTTCGTCCGGGTTGCTGATAAACGCGGTCTCGACGAGAATCGACGGAATGTCCGGCGCCTTCAGCACCGCGAAGCCCGCCTGCTCGACCGAGCCCTTGTGCAGCTTGTTGATGTCGCCGATTTCGTTCAGCACGAAGTTGCCGTAGCGCATCGAATCGCGGATCTGCGCGGTCGTCGACATGTCGAACAGCGCGCGGTTCACGCTTGCGTCGGCGGTCTTCACGTTGATCCCACCCACCTGATCCGACGAGTTTTCCTTGTTCGCCATCCAGCGCGCGGCGGCGCTCGATGCGCCATGCTCCGACAGCGCGAACACCGACGAGCCGCTCGCCTGCGGCGTCGTGAACGCATCCGCGTGGATCGACACGAACAGATCGGCGCCGACGCGCCGCGCCTTCTGCACGCGCACGTTGAGCGGCACGAAGAAGTCGGAATCGCGCGTCATCATCGAGCGCATGTTCGGCTGTGCATCGATCTTCGCGCGCAGCTTCTTCGCAACGTCGAGTGCGATGTGTTTCTCGTACGTTCCCGCGCTGCCGATCGCGCCCGGATCCTCGCCGCCGTGGCCCGGGTCGATCGCGACCGTGAGCAGCCGCACCGTGTTGCTCTTGCCGGACTTCGGCGTGGTGAATTTGTAGGTGTCGTCGGTTGAGTCGTCGTCGCTGTTGTCGTTGCGCGCGATTGCCGTAGGCGGCGGAGTGACGGACGGCTTCGGGTGAGGGTGCGGCACCGGTGTCGGCGTACCGAGAATCGGCGGCTGCTGCGCTTCGGTCGGGCTGCCGTTCTGCGCGTAGCGCTGGAAAAACGCGTCGCTGTTGTCGGTCGTCGTGGGCGGCGTGGTCGGTCCGCTCAGCGCCGCGGGCGGCGCGTTGTTCTCGTTTAGCGCGCGTTCCTTGCGCTCGGTCTGCGCGAGCAGATCCATCAGCGGATCGGGCGCGACGGCGGGGTACAGATCGAACACCAGCCGGTATTTATACGCGCCGACCGGCTGCAACGTGAACACCTGCGGTTTCACCGAACCCTTCAGATCGAACACCATCCGCACGACGTGCGGCTGATACTGGCCGACGCGCACCGCCTGGATCTGCGGATCGTTCGGCGTGATTTTCGAGACAAGGTCTTTCAGCGCCTGATCGAGATCGAGGCCATTCAGGTCGATGACCATCCGGTCCGGACCCTGCAGCAGTTGCTGCGAGGTTTGCAGCGGCTGGTCCGACTCGATCGTCACGCGCGTGTAGTCGCGTGCGGGCCACACACGCACGCCGAGCACGGAGCTGGCATGCGCGAGACGCGGTGCGACGAGTCCGAGTACCAGCGTCGACGCACCCGCGCAGAGAATCTGCCGGCGCCGCCAGTTATGCGTCGCGGTGGCGGCCGATTCAATCGAGCGGAACGGTTTGATCAACATCTTTCGAGACATGCTTTTCCTGATTCGCTATAGGCGCGTGCGACGAGCAACCGCCCGTCGTCTGCGACATCGAGCGAGAAAACGAGATCCGGGATGCCGAGCAGACCGCCTGCCCGTTGCGGCCATTCGACGAGGCAGATCGCCCCGGAATCGAAATACTCGCGAAAGCCGGCATCGGCCCATTCGGCCGGATCCGTGAATCGATACAGATCGAAGTGATAGACCTCAAGTTCCCCATCGGGTCGTTCGACCGCATAGGGTTCAACCAGTGTGTAGGTCGGACTGCGCACCCGGCCGGTGTGACCGAGCGCGCGTAATGTCGCGCGGACGAGCGTCGTTTTGCCCGCGCCCAGATCGCCGATGAGCTGCACCTGCAGCCCTTCGAATGCGTGTTCGTCGTGCGGATCGTGCCCCGTGTGCGCCGTATTGCCCCGGTTGCGCACGGCTTCGATCGCGTCGGCGAAACGCGCGCCGAACGCGGCGGTGGTGGCTTCGTCCGCGAGCGTGAAGCGGCGCTCCAGCAGGACGGAGGCAGTCGGTTCGACAGGACGATCGGCGTGGTCGGGCATTCTCGTAAAATGGCGTGATGAACCGGAACCCGGAGTCCCCTCTTGCCAGCGCGCCTGCGTCCGATGACGAAGTGCGCGCGGAGCGTCGTGTCGATGAAGCGGCGCTGGAAGCGCTCGCGCGGCGCATCAAGACATGGGGCCGCGAACTGGGTTTCGGTGCAGTGGGTATCAGCGATATCCACGTGCCCGACGCCGAGTCGGGACTCGCTGCGTGGCTCGAGGCGGGCTACCACGGCGAGATGGATTATATGGCCAAACATGGGACGAAACGCGCGCGGCCGGCCGAGCTTGTGGCCGGCACGCGACGCGTGATCACCGCGCGAATCGCGTATCTGCCCGCTGCGACGCTCGGTGGAAAGGGCGGCGAAAGTGTTGTGCAATCCAGGGCCTCGGCGGATGCGAACGCCGCCGTTGTTGCGGCTGTCGATGGGGACGTGCTTGCTGCAAATACGCTTAATGGCACAGGCCCGCGCGACTGGCGCGCACACGAAGCCGCGCGCCTCGCCGATCCCGCCGCGGCCGTCGTATCGATCTATGCACGCGGCCGCGATTATCACAAGGTGATGCGCCAGCGGCTGCAGCAGCTCGCGGAAAAAATCGAAGCGGAGATCGGCGCGTACGGCTATCGCGTGTTCACCGATTCGGCCCCGGTGCTCGAAGTCGCTTTCGCGCAGAATGCGGGGATCGGCTGGCGCGGCAAGCACACGCTGCTGTTGCAGCGCGATGCGGGCTCGCTGTTTTTCCTCGGCGAGATTTACGTCGACGTGCCGTTGCCGACTGACGCATCGCTAACGC
This portion of the Paraburkholderia flava genome encodes:
- the queG gene encoding tRNA epoxyqueuosine(34) reductase QueG; protein product: MNRNPESPLASAPASDDEVRAERRVDEAALEALARRIKTWGRELGFGAVGISDIHVPDAESGLAAWLEAGYHGEMDYMAKHGTKRARPAELVAGTRRVITARIAYLPAATLGGKGGESVVQSRASADANAAVVAAVDGDVLAANTLNGTGPRDWRAHEAARLADPAAAVVSIYARGRDYHKVMRQRLQQLAEKIEAEIGAYGYRVFTDSAPVLEVAFAQNAGIGWRGKHTLLLQRDAGSLFFLGEIYVDVPLPTDASLTPDTAPETEGAHCGSCTRCIDACPTGAIVEPYKVDARRCISYLTIELKGSIPRELRPLIGNRVYGCDDCQLVCPWNKFAQAAPVADFDVRHGLDRASLTELFAWSADDFDVRMQGSAIRRIGYERWLRNLAVGMGNALRGDAAALTAAARAEIVAALRGRADDPSPVVREHVQWALEAA